The Leptolyngbya sp. FACHB-261 genomic interval AGCCACATCATAGAAATTGAAGTGGTATCCCTCTGACCAAACCAGTTCTTTCTCGCTTTGCACCAAGTCATAAAATTTGCGGGCCTGAGCAGGAATTAAGGCATCGTCTGTGCTAAACACCAGCACCGGAATTTTGATCTTAGGAGCTTGACTAATTGGGTCAAATACTTCTACCCATTCGTCCCAGGCACCCCAAAAGATCTCATTCTTCCAGTTAGCGATCGCTCCACCTCGATGCAGATCGAAGTAATACTCACCAGGTGTGAGATTGAAGCCTTCAACGTCAGGTGTATTTGTAAAAATTTGAGTGGTTAAAAATTCACCAGTTTGCTCAAACCGCTGGCGAGCCCCTTCAGCGCGGTTGCGATTTGTTTCCAGCGTTTCCTTACCCCAAAAGGGTTCTGCTAGTGCTGGTTCATACATCCAAGGAACAACGGTAGCCAGAGCAGAAAGGCGATCGTCGCTAGCCGCAAGATAGGCAGCATTCCCTCCAGACGTACAAATTCCCACCATGCCAATTCTGCCGACAAACGGCAAGGTTTGTAAGTAGGAAACTGCTGACTGGAGATCTTTTAACTTGCTTGCAACATTCTCATTTTTTCGCGGTACCCCTTCACTTTCCCCGTAAGAGGCGTAATCAAAACTAAGAACGACAAAGCCTTCACGGGCTAACAAACGAGCGTAATTGTCAGGCATCATTTCTTTCACCGAGCTAACTGAGCCTTGACAAATCAGCGCTGGGTATTTGAGCGTGTTATCAAAATCAGTAGGAGTAAATAGATGTCCCACTAATTTCAAATTATCTCGTTGGAAACTAACTTTTTGTTTACTGGTAATTTGCATGGGAGCCTCAAAAGAAGGTAATGAACAGTGCGATCGCTCATCATCCTTCCCGGATGCTGGGAATTCGCTCAGTGCCATACTTCTGCTGATGCCAGTATGGGTAGATGGCAGGAACTTCGCTGACTTCGTTTAGGCGCTTGACTTCATCCGGGGTGAGTTTCCAACTAGCGGCTCCAAGATTGTCTTTCAACTGTTGTTCGTTGCGTGCGCCAATGATCACGGAGCTAATGCCAGGCTGATGCAAGAGCCAGTTGAGCGCAACTTGAGGAATGGTGACATTGCGATCGCGGGCAATCTCATCCAATACGTCCACAATGTCATAGCCTTTTTCTAAATCCAACGTCCCTACATCGCCAAGTTTGGCGCGCCGCGTGTCTTCCGGTTCTGACTGGCCACGACGATATTTGCCTGTAAGGAAGCCAAAGGCAAGCGGACTCCAAACCAAAATACCAACGCCCTGATCGAGGCTCAGTGGAATGAGTTCATACTCCGATTCTCGTGCCACCAGCGAGTAATAGATCTGCTGTGACACATACGGCTCTAAACCTTTGCATTCCGACACACCTAAGGCTTTCATTAAATGCCAGCCGGAGTAGTTGGAGCAGCCGATGTAGCGCACCTTGCCACTTCGAACTAGATCATCCAGTGCTCGTAAAGTCTCTTCCAGAGGCGTGAGTGCATCAAATCCGTGCACCTGGTACAAATCAATGTAATCGGTGCCTAATCGCCTCAGGCTGTCCTCACAGGCACGAATTAAGTGATAACGTGAAAGCCCGACATCATTTGCACCATCGCCCATCCGCGCAAAGGCTTTCGTGGCAATTAAAACATCGTGGCGACGTTTGCCGATCGCCTGTCCCAAAACTTCTTCTGATTTACCTTGAGAGTAGATATCAGCAGTATCAAACAGATTCACACCTGCATCAATACAAAGGTCAATCAGCCGCCGGGCCTCATCCACTTGCGTTGCGCCCATGTGCTCAAAGAACTCACCGCCGCCAAAGGTCATCGTGCCAAAGCTCAACGCTGAGACACGCAGCCCTGAGTTGCCTAAGAACCGCATTTCCATCCCATTTCTCCTAAGTTTTCCGTTGATTAGTCGCGTTGATTCATCATTGAATCCTGCGATGAAAGTGTCTTATGTTTCAGCGTCCGGGTTGTCCTTCTGTACCAGTCCAAACTCGCATAATCAAATAAGGTGGTTTACCTTCATCACGATTCGGGTTGAGTAATGGACTGCGATTGAGTTGATTGACCGTAATATAAAGCCAGGTTGGTTCTCCAAACCCAACAGAATCAGCCCAAATCAGTCGATCGTCTTGCACCAAACGGCTCAACTGCCCTTTTGGAGTCAAAACATCGATCGCATTGTCGCCAACATTGGTGATGAAGTGATTACCTGCCGTATCTATGGTCATCCCATCCGAAACGGGCTTATTTCCAACTCGTTGGATAGCAGTCGCAATTGTGCGATCGTCCGCACCGTCGCGCAACAATTTCGTTGGAACAGACCAAATACTCGTACCTGTCATTGCCCCATAAAAGAGCGTTTCGCGATCGGCGGATAAGGAAATGGGGTTGATCCCGATCCGATTGGGAGTAAATTTGCCGTTGGTTGTGCGACCTATCACTTTTCCTTCCACAACCAGATCTACATTCTCAGCCCGAAGAGATGGGTGTGCCTCAAAACGACGGGCAGTCTTGCGTTGTAAGTCAACTACAATAATGGCTGGTAGAACGGTTACGCCTGGATCAGCAATATATACAAATCCATTACGATCGTCGATCACCAGATCTTGAACCAGGGTTTTAGATTTTGGGGCAACTGCTTCACTCAGATCTAACCGATACACCAATTCGCCTGTGTTGATATCAAATGCCAACAGCTTTGGTTGCTGATCCGGCAGTGACGATCGTCCGTTGTCTGGCAGAATTGCCCATGCGCCGCGATCGATCACCCAGAGGCGATTCTGCT includes:
- a CDS encoding alpha/beta hydrolase gives rise to the protein MALSEFPASGKDDERSHCSLPSFEAPMQITSKQKVSFQRDNLKLVGHLFTPTDFDNTLKYPALICQGSVSSVKEMMPDNYARLLAREGFVVLSFDYASYGESEGVPRKNENVASKLKDLQSAVSYLQTLPFVGRIGMVGICTSGGNAAYLAASDDRLSALATVVPWMYEPALAEPFWGKETLETNRNRAEGARQRFEQTGEFLTTQIFTNTPDVEGFNLTPGEYYFDLHRGGAIANWKNEIFWGAWDEWVEVFDPISQAPKIKIPVLVFSTDDALIPAQARKFYDLVQSEKELVWSEGYHFNFYDVAPEMYKAVDAVVPFMQKHLT
- a CDS encoding aldo/keto reductase, with amino-acid sequence MEMRFLGNSGLRVSALSFGTMTFGGGEFFEHMGATQVDEARRLIDLCIDAGVNLFDTADIYSQGKSEEVLGQAIGKRRHDVLIATKAFARMGDGANDVGLSRYHLIRACEDSLRRLGTDYIDLYQVHGFDALTPLEETLRALDDLVRSGKVRYIGCSNYSGWHLMKALGVSECKGLEPYVSQQIYYSLVARESEYELIPLSLDQGVGILVWSPLAFGFLTGKYRRGQSEPEDTRRAKLGDVGTLDLEKGYDIVDVLDEIARDRNVTIPQVALNWLLHQPGISSVIIGARNEQQLKDNLGAASWKLTPDEVKRLNEVSEVPAIYPYWHQQKYGTERIPSIREG
- a CDS encoding L-dopachrome tautomerase-related protein — protein: MNNVRCNKRNIVLVSAIVLLAAVQHVSANVPTRTGLAQSETSTQPKPGTLEVVAELPLRPWNHAVSRDGRVFATVVRSTREQPALIEITGRNQYKPFPNAAWNTTFGSSPNVLNCPHGVRLDEQNRLWVIDRGAWAILPDNGRSSLPDQQPKLLAFDINTGELVYRLDLSEAVAPKSKTLVQDLVIDDRNGFVYIADPGVTVLPAIIVVDLQRKTARRFEAHPSLRAENVDLVVEGKVIGRTTNGKFTPNRIGINPISLSADRETLFYGAMTGTSIWSVPTKLLRDGADDRTIATAIQRVGNKPVSDGMTIDTAGNHFITNVGDNAIDVLTPKGQLSRLVQDDRLIWADSVGFGEPTWLYITVNQLNRSPLLNPNRDEGKPPYLIMRVWTGTEGQPGR